Genomic segment of Xanthobacter dioxanivorans:
GCGGAGCGCGCTTTCCTCGCGGTGGACGTGCCGGCGCCGCGCATGCTCGTCATCGGCGCCGTCCACATCTCGCAGGCGCTCGCGCCCATGGCACGCATCGCCGGCTTCGACGTGACCATCCTCGATCCGCGCACCGCCTTCGCCACGCCGGAGCGGTTCCCGGACGTGCCGGTGATCGGGGAATGGCCGGACCTTGCTTTGCCGGCCTACGGGATTGATCCCTTCACCGCCCTGGTGGCCCTGACCCATGATCCCAAGATCGACGAGCCGGCGATTGCCGCCGCGCTCCAGGTGGGATGCTTCTATGTGGGTGCCCTCGGCTCGCGCCGCACCCACGCAAAGCGCGTGGAGCGGCTGGCGGCGGGCGGCATCCCGCCGGCCGCCATCGCCCGCATCCATGCTCCCATCGGTCTCGACCTTGGGGCGGCGAGCCCGGCGGAGATCGCGGTGGCGGTGCTGGCTGAGGTCATCCGCGCCCTGCGGCTCGGCGCGGCGGAAGCGGAAGGAGCCGTGGCTTGAAATTCGGCCCGCTCCCGCTCTCAGACGCGGAAGGCGCCATCGCCGCCCATTCGGTGCGGCTCGACGGCGGCGTGATCAAGAAGGGCACGCGCCTTGGACGATCGGAGATCGCGCGCCTCGCCGCCGCCGGCTTCAGCGATGTGATCGCGGCGCACCTCGAGCCGGGGGACGTGCCGGAGGATGTGGCCGCGCGAACCTTGGCCGAGGCCGTGGCCGGCGCGCACGTGCGGGTCAATGCGCCGTTCACCGGCCGCGCGAACCTCTATGCCGACGTGGCCGGCGTGCTTCGCGTTTCGGATGCCGCGCTGGATGCGTTCAACGGCGTGGACGAGGCCATCACCCTCGCCACCCTGCGCGACCTCTCCGCCGTCGCGGTGGGGGACATGGTGGGAACGGTGAAGATCATCCCCTACGGGGTGTCCTCCATCCTGGTGGAGGCGGCGGCGCGGGAGGCCGGCGGCCTCCTTGCCGTCGCGCCGTTCCGGCTGCGCAAGGTGGGCGTGATCTCCACCTTGCTGCCTGGCCTCGCCGCCAAGGTGGTGGAGAAGACCCTTGCGGTCACCCGCGCCCGTCTCGCGCCCACCGGCGCGGTGATCCGGAGCGAGCGCCGCACGCCGCACGAGGCGGCGCCGCTGGCGCAGGCGATCCGCTCCGCCGTGGCGGACGGGGCGGAGTTGGTCATTGTCTTCGGCGCCTCGGCCATCGCCGACCGCAACGACGTGATCCCCTCGGCCCTGGTCGCTGCCGGGGGCGAGGTGGTCCGCCTCGGCATGCCGGTGGACCCGGGCAACCTCCTGATGCTGGGCCGGCTCGGCACGGTCCCCGTGCTTGGGGCGCCGGGCTGCGCGCGCAGCCCGAAGGAGAACGGCTTCGACTTCATCCTCGCGCGCCTCCTCGCGGGCCTCGAGGTGACATCGCGCGACATCGCCCGGATGGGACCCGGCGGGCTCCTCACCGACATCGCCGCCCGCCCGCATCCGCGGGCCGAGGGGGAGGCGAGCGAAGCCGCGGGCTTCGCCGCCGTCATCCTCGCGGCGGGGCGGAGCTCGCGCATGGGAGGCGGGGTGAACAAGCTCGTTGCCGAGGTGGGGGGCGTGCCGGTCATCCGCCGGGTGGCACAGGCGGCGCTCGCCTCGCGGGCGCGGCCCGTCATCGTCGTCACCGGCCATGAGGGCGAGCGCATCGGTGCCGCCCTCTCCGGGCTCGACGTGCGGCTGGTGCACAATGCCGATTATGCCACCGGAATGGCCTCCTCCCTGCGGATGGGCATTGCGGCCGTGCCCGAGACGGCGGCGGGCGCGCTCGTGGTGCTGGGCGACATGCCCCTGGTCGGTCCGGACCTGCTCGACCGGCTGATGGCGGCCCATGCGCCGGACGAGGGGCGCTTCATCGCCGTTCCGGTGGAGGGGGGCCAGCGCGGCCATCCGGTGCTGTGGTCGCGGCGCTATTTCGCCGACCTCGGCGCGCTGGAGGGTGACGTGGGGGCCCGGCACGTCCTTGCCGCCAATGCCGAGGTGGTGGCCGAGGTGGCAGTGGAAGGCGCGGGCGCCTTCCTCGACGTGGATACCCCCCATCTCCTCGCCGAGGCGCGGGCGGTGGCGGGGAAGGCGGTCAGAACGGAGCCGGCGTGAGGTGGGTGACGCCGATGTCAAGGCGCTCGCACATCCATTCGGCGAGGCGCAGGCGGTGGCAGCCCTCCACATGCCGCTCGTAGCAGAGCAGGCAAAGGCGCCGGCCCTTTGCCAGATCGGCCAGTTCCTCCAGCGCCGCCTGCGCGGGGGCGGTGGCGAGGTGCGCGTCATAGATGCGCATGAGGCTGTCGTGGTCACCGCTGCGGGCGGCGAGCCGGCCCTCCTTCGGCGTGCCGAGCGCCCTCAGGTGCACATAGGCGATGCCGTGTTCGGCGATGCCCGCCGCAAGCGCGGTCTTGGAGAAGCCGGGCCGGCGCGATGCCGCTACCGCCCGCACGTCCACAACAAGGTCCACCTTCGCGTCGCTCAGCGCCGACTGGAAGGCCGAGGGCGTGCTCTGCTCATAGCCGATGGTGAAGAGGGAAGTCGCGCTCATCGCCCGATCATGCCGCTCTCTCCCGCCGGGCGCCATAGGGCGCATCGGCCGCCCCGCTTCACCCGTACAGCGCCTTCGGCAGCCATAGCGCGATGCCGGGGAAGATGTAGAGCAGCGCCATGGACAGGATGACGATGGCGAGGAACGGCATCACCCCGAGAAGATCTCGTCGATGGAGACGTGCTTCGGCGCGACGCCCTTCAGATAGAAGGGCGCCATGGCCACCGGCGGGGACAGGAAGGAGGTCTGCAGGTTCAGCGCCACCAGCACCCCGAAGAAGATCGGGTCCACCCCGAAATTGTCCAGCAGCGGCAGGAAGATGGGCAGGAAGATCACGATGATCTCGGTCCATTCCAGCGGCCAGCCGAGCACGAAGATGATGGCCTGCGTGAGCAGCAGGAAGCCGATGGGCCCGAGGTTGAGGGAGAGGACGAAATTCTCCACCACCTGCTGGCCGCCGAGCAACGCGAACACGGCGGAGAACACCGCCGAGCCGACGAACAGCCAGCACACCATCGCCGAGGCGCGGGCGGTGAGGAACACGCTCTCCTTCAGCTTGTCGAACGAGAAGCTGCGATAGACCAGCGCCAGCAGCACAGCGCCCGCCGCGCCCACCGCCGCCGCCTCCGAAGGGGTGGCGAGGCCGAAGACGATGGCCCCGAGCACGCTGGAGATGAGAAGCGCCAGGGGCAGGAAGGAGGTGGCCAGCGCGAAGACGATCTCCCGCACCGAGCCCGCCCGCTGCGCCGCCGGCAGCTTGGGGGCCAGCGCGGGGTTCACAGTGGCCCGGATCACCACGTAGAGGATGTAGAGGCCGGAGAGCATGAGGCCCGGCAGGAAGGCCGCCGCATAGAGCTTCACCACCGACACGCCGGCGGTGGCGCCGTAGAGGATCAGCATCACGCTCGGCGGGATGAGGATGCCGAGGCACCCGCCGGCGCAGACGACGCCGGCGGCCAGGCGCGTGTCGTAGCCAGCGCGCAGCATGGCTGGGAAGGCGAGGAGGCCCATGAGCGTCACCACCGCGCCGACGATGCCGGTGGCGGTGGCGAACATGGCGCAGGTGATGAGGGTGGCCACGGCGAGGGATCCGGGCACCCAGCCGGCGGCGAGCTGGATGGCGCGGAACAGCCGGTCGAGGATGCTCGCCCGCTCCACCACATAGCCCATGAACAGGAACAGCGGGATGGAGATGAGCACGTCGTTCGCCATGACCGAATAGGTGCGCTGGACGAAGAGCTGGAACACGGTGTCGCCGCGCGTGAAGTATCCAAAGCCCACGCCCAGCGCCATCAGCGTGAAGGCGATGGGGAAGCCGAGCATCAGGAAGACAAGGAACAGCACCAGCATCAGGATGCCGAGGGCGGGATCGGACAAGAGGAAGGACATCACAGCGCCCCCGGCCGATGGCTTCCGCATCCGCCTTGTTGGCGGCCTGCTCGAGGATGAGCTTTTCCATCTCCTCCACGTCGTTGAGACGTTGCGGCCACACGCCGGACCTCAGCGTGAGGAGGCAGCGGATCACCTCGACGATGCCCTGGAACAGCATCATCACACCGGTCAGGGGGATGAGGCCCTTGAATGGCCAGATGATGGGGCCGTCGGGAGAGAAGGAGGAATGCTCGTTGAGCAGCCAGGACAGGCGGAAATAACCCCAGCCCGCATAGATGAGGGCGAGGATGCCCGGAAAGAAGAACAGGAAGTACAAGGCAAGGTCGACCGCCGCCTGCCGCTTTACCGGCCAGTTGCGGTAGAGGAAATCGCCCCGAACATGGCCATTGCGCGACAGTGTGTAGGCGCCGGCCATCATGAACAGGGTGCCGTAGAGCATGTAGGAGACGTCATAGGCCCATGACGTGGGCGAGCGCAGCATGTAACGGCAGAACACTTCGTAGCAGATCGCTACCGTGAGGACGACGACGCTCCAGGCGAACAGCTTTCCGATGAAGGTGTTGACCGTGTCCACGGCCAGAAGGAACCGTTGCATCAGCGGGTTTCCTGCGGAAGGGCAATGTTTTTTTGTTTGGCTGGACGGCTGTCCGGTACTGCAGGGCGAGAGGTGCCGGGCCCGGGTCGTGCCGGGCGTTCACGCCCGGCCGCGCGCATGACCACAAGGGTTGCCCCGGCCGCGGGGCGTGAATGGCCGGCACAAGGCCGGCCATGACGGCTGTGAGGATCGCAGGGATGCGACGCGTTTGTGCCGCCGCGTCCCTGCGCGAGCCGCCGCGCCCTACGCCCGCTTGAAGAAGTGGTTGTAGGCCATGGCGCTGTCCGGCTCGTATTCGAGGCGGAAGCCCACCACGCGCTTCGCCCACGCCATCTGGCTGTCGATGACCTTCTTGAAGAAGGGATCGGCGGAGAGGGTGGCGATCACCTTGTCCCAGGCGTTGAGCTGCGCCTGGAGCACGGCCGGCGGGGTCTGCACCACCTTCACGCCGCGCGCCTTGAGCGCCTCCAGGTCCTTGGAATAGCGATCCTGCGCCTTCCACATCATGTCCGAGGAGGCGGCGTCGGAGGCCCCGCGGATGATCGCCTGCACGTCCTTCGGCAGCCCGTCGAACTTGGTCTTGTTGAACAGCACCTCGAAGCATTCGAGGGCCTGGTGATAGCTCTTCACCATGTAGACCTTGGACACGTCCGGGAAGCCCAGCACCGTGTCGGAGGAGGGGTTGTTGAACTCCGCCCCGTCGATGAGGCCGCGGTCCATGGCCGGCACGATCTCGCCGCCGGGCAGGATGGTGACGGCGACGCCCAGTTCTTTGTTCAGGTCGGCGGCAAGGCCGACGGTGCGATACTTCAGGCCCTTGAGCTGGTCGGGGCTGGTGATCTCGCTCTTGAACCAGCCGAGCGGCTGTCCCGGCATGGGGCCGGTGAGCAGGCCCACCACGTTGAGCTTCAGGATGGTCTGTACCAGCTCGTCGTAGAGCTGCTGACCGCCGCCGTAGCGGATCCAGCCCATCAGTTCGTCCGCATCCCAGCCGAAGGCGGGGGCGGTGCCGAACAGCGAGAAGGCCTTGTTCTTGCCGTACCAGTAGGCGGACACGCCGTGGCCGCCGTCGATGATGCCGGCGGAGACCGCGTCCGCCACCTGGAAAGCGGGGACGACCGCGCCGGCCGCGAGCAGTTCCACCTCCACCCGTCCACCGGACATGGCGTTCACCGTCTTCACGAAGTCGCCGGCGAATTCGTGGAAGATGTCCTTGTTAGGCCAGGTGGACTGGAACTTCAGCTTGACCGGCGCCTGGGCATGGACCGCAGGAGCGGCGACAGCCGTGGCGCCGGCGGCGGCCGCGACGGCGAGAAGGGCGCGTCGGGTGGGACGTGCCCTGTCATTCGTGCTCTTGTCATTCGTGCTCTTGTCTTGGCTCACATTTTCCTCCCTTGTGGCGAGCCGGCATTTTTGCCTGGCGGGTGTTGGCGCACCTCGAGCCACGTTACGTCAGAGAGAAGACGCCACGGCATGCCCTCAGGGCAATAGCTTAAAGTCGAAGGTCAGCTAATTTTGTGAAACCGGCCAAAACGGGCCCTTTGGAACCGGGGGTGGCACCTGCCGTTATATGCGGCAGTGCATCATCGAGAGCGCGTCCGGCGCCGCTCGCGAAGGCCGGAGGAGGAGAGGGAGAACATGCGTCTGTTTCGCTGCGCGGCCTGCGATCAACTGCTCTATTTCGAGAACCGTCGCTGCGAGAAGTGCGGTCACGATCTCGGCTACATCGCCGAGATGAACGAGCTCGCGGCGCTGGAGCCGGACGGGGACGCGTGGCAGGCGCTCGGTCAGACGGGCGGGCGCTACCGCTTCTGCGCCAATGCGGCGCACGATGCCTGCAACTGGCTGGTGCCGGAGGAGGAAGAGGGCGAATTCTGCCTCGCCTGCCGTCACAACCGCATCGTGCCCGACCTCGCTGTTCCGGAGAACCTGCGCAAATGGCGCAAGGTGGAGATGGCAAAGCATCGGCTTGTCTATTCGCTCGTGCGCCTCAACCTGCCGCTGGAAAGCAACGAGGACCGCGAGGGCGGCCTGTGCTTCGACTTCCTCGCCGACGCGCCCGACGGCTCCACGCCGAGGGTGATGACCGGCCATGACGAGGGCCTCATCACCATCGCCCTGGCCGAGGCCGACGATGCCGAGCGCGAGCAGCGCAAGAGCGATCTCGGTGAGCTTTACCGCACCCTGCTCGGACATTTCCGCCACGAGGTGGGCCATTATTACTGGAACCGCCTGGTGCGTGACGCCGGGCGGCTGGAAGCCTTCCGCGCCGTGTTCGGCGACGAGACGGCCGATTATGGCGAGGCCCTGAAGACCTATTACAGCAACGGTCCGCTGCCCGACTGGCAGTCCAATTTCGTCTCCGCCTATGCCACCGCGCATCCGTGGGAGGATTTCGCGGAGACTTTCAAGCACTATGTCCACATCGTGGACACGCTGGAGATGGCCGCGGCGTTCGGCATCCAGGTTCATCCGGGGCTCGACAGCACCGGCGAGCTGGGCGCCGAGGTGGACTTCAACCCCTACCAGGCCTGCCCCGTCCAGCAGATGGTGGATTCGTGGCTGCCCATGTCGTTCGCGTTGAACAACCTCAACCGCTGCCTCGGCATGTCGGACGCCTATCCGTTCATCCTCGGTCCGGGCGTGATCCAGAAGCTTGGCTTCATCCACCGCATGATCCATCGCCAGGTGGAGGCGGATCCGGTTGCCGCATCGACTGGCGAGGAGATTCCCCCGGGCCGCGGCAAGAACGAGGCCGACGCTCCGGAGGGCAAGCCCGAGGCCGCCTGACGGGATTGTGACGAGCCCGGCCGCGCGCCGGGCTCCCTTCTTTCGTCCCCGCCCTTGCATTTTTGCGCCCGGCGATCGCCCATGAGCCACCTTGCCGCGCACCGATTCCCCCTGCATGACCCATCCCCCGGCCGTCCTGTCACACCCCTCCGGCCCTGATGCCGCGGCGCCGCTCGGCCATGACGAGGTGCTGCGCATCATCGCCGGCCTGATGCTCGCCATGTTGCTGGGGGCGCTGGACCAGACCATCGTCGCCACCGCGTTGCCCACCATTGGCGCCGCATTCGGCGACTTCACGAATCTCTCCTGGGTGGTGACCGCCTATCTCATCGCCGCGACGATCGCGACGCCGCTCTACGGCAAGCTCAGTGACATTCACGGCCGGCGGGTGATGCTGCTGATCTCGGTCGCGGTGTTCTCGCTGGCCTCCGTCGCCTGCGCGCTGGCACCGAGCCTTCTCATCCTGGTGCTGGCGCGCGGACTCCAGGGGCTGGGCGGCGGGGGGCTCATCTCGCTGGCGCAGACCATCATCGCGGACGTGGTGTCGCCGCGTGATCGGGTGCGCTATCAGGGCTACATTGCAGGCGTCTTCGCCGCCTCCAGCATTGCCGGGCCGGTGCTCGGCGGGCTGTTCGCCCAGCACCTCCACTGGTCGCTCATCTTCTGGATCAACCTGCCGCTGGGGCTCGCCGCCTTCATCGTGACGCGCCGTGCCCTCAAGCGGCTGCCGCGGCACGAACGCCGGCACGACATGGACATCGCCGGCGCCGCCTTGATGGCGGTGGCGAGCATCCTGCTGCTGCTCGCGCTCGGGTGGGGGGGCTTGCGCTACCCATGGACGTCACCGGAGATCCTCGGCCTGCTCGCCGGCACGGCGCTGTTCACCGGCCTGTTCATCTGGCGGATGAGGCGCGCGGCGGAGCCGTTCCTTCCCCTCGACCTCCTCACCGACCAGGTGGTGGGGCGCGGCATCGCCACGTCGTTCATGACGGTTGGATCGATGGTGGGCCTGTCCATCTTCGTGCCGCTCTATTTCGAAACGGTGCGCGGGCTCTCGGCGAGCCAGTCGGGGCTCGCCCTCATTCCTCTGATGGGGGGCGTGGTCTGCGGCGCCACCCTGTCGGCCCGCACCATGCCGCGGCTCACGCACTACAAGCGTCCGGCCCTGGCCGGAAGCCTGGTCGCCACGCTGACGCTGGCGGGGCTCGCCGGCGCGGCGGCCGCCCTGCCGCTGGCCGTGCTCGGAATGCTGCTGACCCTGGTGGGCATCGGCATCGGCATGATGCTGCCGGTGTGCACCATCTCCATCCAGAATGCCGTGCCGCCGCACCGCATGGGGACGGCGACGGGGGTGATGACCTTCTTCCGCCAGCTCGGTGGGGCGCTCGTGGTGGCCGTGCTCGGCGCCGTGCTGCTGGCCGTGCTGGGCCGCGGGTCGGGACTCGATGCGGAAACACTGGCGCATGGCGCCGGGACACCGGCTCTCGCCGCCGCCTTCGGCCTGGTTTTCGCTGCCGTGGCGGTGGTTCAGCTCGCCGCCACGGCGCTGCTGTGGACATTGCCCGAGCGGCCCCTGCGCGGCTCCGTACTGGTCACGGGGGAGGCGGGGTCGATCGGGTAGGAGCGGTACCTACTCCGCTGCCTTGTTGCCTTTTCCGGCACTTTTCGCGGATGTCTTGGCGGCCGGCTTCTTCGCGGTTGCCTTCTTGGCGGTCGCCTTCTTGGCTGCCTTCGCCCCGTCGCCGGCATCTGCGGCCCCCGGCGCCTTCCGGCCGCCGCGGGCCGGCTTCGCCGGGGATGCCGCCGCCTTGGCGTCGATGAGGGCGACCGCCGCTTCCAGGGTCAGGGCTTCGGGGTCCACCGACTTGGGCAGGGTCGCGTTGACCTTGCCGTGGTTCACATAGGGACCGAACCGGCCCGGCCGCACGGTGATCGGCCCGCCGTGGGTGGGGTGATCGCCGAGCGTTCGGCCCGGGGTGGCCGCGCCGCGCCCGCCGCGCCCCTTGGACTGCTTCTCGGCGATGAGGGTGACCGCCCGGTTGAGGCCGACGGCAAGGATGTCGTCGCCGTCCTCGATGTTGGCGTAGGTGCGCCCGTGCTGGACATACGGCCCGTAGCGGCCGATGCCGGCGAGGATGGGTTCGCCATCCTCCGGATGCTTGCCCACCTCGCGCGGCAGGGCCAGCAGCTTGAGGGCGATGTCCAGCTCCACATCCGCCGGGGCAAGGCCCTTCGGCAAGGAGGAGCGCTTGGGCTTCTCCCCGTCCTTGCCCTCGCCGAGCTGGAGGTAGGTGCCGAAGCGGCCCGAGCGGATGGTGACTTCCTCGCCGGTCTCCGGGTCGATCCCGAGCACGCGCTTGCCGTCGCCCTCCGGCGCGCTTTCCCCGCCGGTGAGGGGGCGGGTATGGCGGCATTCGGGATAGTTGGAGCAGCCGATGAAGGCGCCGAACTTGCCCATCTTCAGCGACAGCCGCCCGGTCCCGCAGGTGGGGCACAGGCGCGGGTCGGTCCCGTCCTCGGTCGGGGGGAAGATGTGGGCGGTGAGCATCTCGTCGAGGGCGTCCAGCACCTGCGACACGCGCAGGTCCTTGGTGGCCTCGATGGCGGCGTGGAAATCCTGCCAGAAGGCGCGCAGCACCTCCTTCCAGTCGAGCTCCGCCGCGGACACCTCGTCGAGCTTCTCCTCGAGGTCGGCGGTGAAGTCGTATTCCACGTAGCGCTTGAAGAAGCTTTCGAGGAAGGCCGTCACCAGCCGTCCCTTGTCTTCCGGAACGAGGCGTTTCTTGTCGAGCTTCACATATTCGCGGTCGCGCAGCACGGCGAGCACGGCGGCATAGGTGGAGGGGCGGCCGATGCCGAGCTCCTCCATGCGCTTCACCAGGGAGGCCTCCGAATAGCGCGGCGGCGGCTCGGTGAAGTGCTGGTCGGTGAGGATGTCGCGCCGGTCGAGCTTGTCATCGGCGCTCATGGCCGGGAGGCGGCGGCTCTCCTCGTCGTCGTCGTCATCGTCCTTGCCCTCGCGATAGAGGGTGAGGAAGCCGTCGAACTTCACCACGGTGCCGGTGGCGGTGAGGTCGAGGACGCGGCCGCCTGCTTTCGCCTCGATATCGGCGGTGGTGCGCTCCAGCTCCGCCGATTCCATCTGGCTCGCCACGGTGCGGATCCAGATCAGCTCGTAGAGCTTGGCCTGCTCGCTATCGAGATGGCGCGCCGCCTCGCGGGGATGCCGGGCGGGGTCGGTGGGGCGGATGGCCTCGTGGGCCTCCTGCGCGTTCTTGGCCTTGGTGGTGTACTTGCGCGGCACGCCGGGCAGGTATTTCGGGCCGAACTGCTTGCCGATGGCGCTGCGGGTGGCGGCCACCGCCTCGGGGGCCATGTCCACGCCATCAGTTCGCATGTAGGTGATGAGGCCCACCGTCTCGCCGCCCACGTCCACGCCCTCGTAGAGGCGCTGGGCGATCTGCATGGTGCGGGCCGGCGCGAGGCCGAGCTTGCGGCTGGCTTCCTGCTGCAGGGTGGAGGTGGTGAAGGGCGGCTGCGGATGCCGGCGGACCGGCTTGGCTTCCACCGAGCGCACGCGGAAATCCGCCGCCTCCAGCGCCGCGCGGAAGGCCTTGGCTTCCTCGGCGGTGCCCACGGAGAGGCGGGTGATCTTCTTGCCGTCGGCGCCCGAAAGCCGCGCCTCGAATTCCTCGGCGCGGGGCGTCGCGAGCTTGGCGACGATGGACCAGTATTCGCGGGCGACGAAGGTCTCGATCTCACGCTCACGGTCGCAAACCAGGCGCAGTGCGACAGACTGCACGCGGCCGGCCGAGCGGGCGCCGGGCAGCTTGCGCCACAGCACCGGGGAGAGCGTGAAGCCGACGAGATAATCCAGCGCGCGGCGGGCGAGATAGGCGTCCACCAGCGCCACGTCGATGGCGCGGGGCGCCTTCATGGCGTCCAGCACGGCCTGCTTGGTGATGGCGTTGAAGACGACGCGCTCGACCTTCTGGTCCTTCAGCGCTTTCTTCTGCTTCAGCACCTCCAGCACGTGCCAGGAGATGGCCTCGCCCTCGCGATCCGGGTCGGTGGCGAGGATGAGCCCGCTCGCCCCCTTCACCGCGCTCGCGATCTCGTTGAGCCGCTTCTGTGCCTTGGGATCCACCTCCCAGAGCATGCGGAAATCGGCGTCCGGATCGACCGAGCCGTCCTTCGACGGCAGGTCGCGCACATGGCCGTAGGAGGCGATGACCTCATAGCCGGGGCCGAGATATTTGTTGATCGTCTTCGCCTTAGCCGGCGATTCGACGATGACGACCTGCATGACGAACCATGTCTGTTCAAGGGCCGCCGCCCCATTGCGCGGCCCCAGGGATGAAGTTCTGCCGTCAGGCCGCTGCGGACCCGCCGACGCCCCGTTCGGATCTGTTCCGTCCGGTGTCCAGCATCCCCGGCCAGCCGGGGCGCGCCGGATCGGGACGGCCCGTGAAGGCCGCCGGCCCGGATCGCGGCACCGGAGGAGCGGGGGCAACATGGGGAGCCGGACGGCACCTGTCAAATGTCCCGCTCCCGATGGATCTGGAGGACGGCGCTTGGATTATACAACTTCAGGTATGTTTTAATACCTATGACAATCTATAAGAGGTATGTGTTTCCGAGAGGGCGACAGACGGCGCCATGACCAATGAACACAGTTCAGGACAAGCGGGCGACCCCGCGGCAGCCGCAGCCTATGTGGCTGCGATCACTGCGGAACTTTCCCGCATCGCGCGAGCGAACGGTCTCACCACCCTGGCCTACATCCTAGAAATGGCCCGCTTGGAAGCCAGGGCGGTCTCCGATGGCGCAGGCAGGCCAGGGAGCGGCATCACAGGCTAGAAGCGCTTGTGGTGAACCCCAGTTCACCGCAAGCGCTCCAACCCTTTGTTTAAATGCGTTTTCTTTGCGTGAACCGGACTCCGCCCGAAACCGCTCTAGGACCGCCTCGCAGGTGAAGCGCAAGGCCACTCCAGCCTCGATTCGATCCGCCTGCTTCGCGCGAACCGGGACGGAGCGGAGCACGAGGATGCTCGCGGGCCGAAGCCGGCGGCGCTAGCCGGCCCGATGCCGCGCCGCGGATGGAGGAGGGCCGTTCCGCCGCTCCCTGGCCGGTTCGGCGGATTGGCACGTGCTGGGGCCGCTCGCGCCGCGGAGGCCGGGCCGCTACTTCAGCGCGACGCGCCCGGTGCCCGGCCGGTCGAGCCGGCCGGCAAGGTCGAGTTCCAGCAGCACGATCTGCACCTCGGCGGCCGTGCAGCCGGAGAGCCGCACCAGGTCGTCGATGAACGTTGGGACGGGCCCGAGCAGGCCCACGATGCGGGCGCGCGCATCCTCGCCGGGAGCGGCGGGCTCGATCGGCGGGCCATCCGCCTCGATGGCCTCCGGACCCGCCTGTCCGGCCATGGGCGTGAGCACCTCGATCACGTCCGCCGCCGCGGTGACCAGTGTTGCCCCCTGCTTGATCAGGCGGTTGGTGCCGCCGGCGCGCGGATCGAGCGGCGAGCCGGGCACCGCGAACACCTCGCGCCCCTGCTCGGCGGCGAGCCG
This window contains:
- a CDS encoding TRAP transporter substrate-binding protein; this encodes MSQDKSTNDKSTNDRARPTRRALLAVAAAAGATAVAAPAVHAQAPVKLKFQSTWPNKDIFHEFAGDFVKTVNAMSGGRVEVELLAAGAVVPAFQVADAVSAGIIDGGHGVSAYWYGKNKAFSLFGTAPAFGWDADELMGWIRYGGGQQLYDELVQTILKLNVVGLLTGPMPGQPLGWFKSEITSPDQLKGLKYRTVGLAADLNKELGVAVTILPGGEIVPAMDRGLIDGAEFNNPSSDTVLGFPDVSKVYMVKSYHQALECFEVLFNKTKFDGLPKDVQAIIRGASDAASSDMMWKAQDRYSKDLEALKARGVKVVQTPPAVLQAQLNAWDKVIATLSADPFFKKVIDSQMAWAKRVVGFRLEYEPDSAMAYNHFFKRA
- a CDS encoding NTP transferase domain-containing protein; this encodes MKFGPLPLSDAEGAIAAHSVRLDGGVIKKGTRLGRSEIARLAAAGFSDVIAAHLEPGDVPEDVAARTLAEAVAGAHVRVNAPFTGRANLYADVAGVLRVSDAALDAFNGVDEAITLATLRDLSAVAVGDMVGTVKIIPYGVSSILVEAAAREAGGLLAVAPFRLRKVGVISTLLPGLAAKVVEKTLAVTRARLAPTGAVIRSERRTPHEAAPLAQAIRSAVADGAELVIVFGASAIADRNDVIPSALVAAGGEVVRLGMPVDPGNLLMLGRLGTVPVLGAPGCARSPKENGFDFILARLLAGLEVTSRDIARMGPGGLLTDIAARPHPRAEGEASEAAGFAAVILAAGRSSRMGGGVNKLVAEVGGVPVIRRVAQAALASRARPVIVVTGHEGERIGAALSGLDVRLVHNADYATGMASSLRMGIAAVPETAAGALVVLGDMPLVGPDLLDRLMAAHAPDEGRFIAVPVEGGQRGHPVLWSRRYFADLGALEGDVGARHVLAANAEVVAEVAVEGAGAFLDVDTPHLLAEARAVAGKAVRTEPA
- a CDS encoding MDR family MFS transporter gives rise to the protein MTHPPAVLSHPSGPDAAAPLGHDEVLRIIAGLMLAMLLGALDQTIVATALPTIGAAFGDFTNLSWVVTAYLIAATIATPLYGKLSDIHGRRVMLLISVAVFSLASVACALAPSLLILVLARGLQGLGGGGLISLAQTIIADVVSPRDRVRYQGYIAGVFAASSIAGPVLGGLFAQHLHWSLIFWINLPLGLAAFIVTRRALKRLPRHERRHDMDIAGAALMAVASILLLLALGWGGLRYPWTSPEILGLLAGTALFTGLFIWRMRRAAEPFLPLDLLTDQVVGRGIATSFMTVGSMVGLSIFVPLYFETVRGLSASQSGLALIPLMGGVVCGATLSARTMPRLTHYKRPALAGSLVATLTLAGLAGAAAALPLAVLGMLLTLVGIGIGMMLPVCTISIQNAVPPHRMGTATGVMTFFRQLGGALVVAVLGAVLLAVLGRGSGLDAETLAHGAGTPALAAAFGLVFAAVAVVQLAATALLWTLPERPLRGSVLVTGEAGSIG
- a CDS encoding XdhC family protein, coding for MRLDLLAALNAERAARRPFVLVTEMEGGAQRLVTQASLSADPLAGLLRAALGERRSRMVGEGAERAFLAVDVPAPRMLVIGAVHISQALAPMARIAGFDVTILDPRTAFATPERFPDVPVIGEWPDLALPAYGIDPFTALVALTHDPKIDEPAIAAALQVGCFYVGALGSRRTHAKRVERLAAGGIPPAAIARIHAPIGLDLGAASPAEIAVAVLAEVIRALRLGAAEAEGAVA
- a CDS encoding DUF488 domain-containing protein, which gives rise to MSATSLFTIGYEQSTPSAFQSALSDAKVDLVVDVRAVAASRRPGFSKTALAAGIAEHGIAYVHLRALGTPKEGRLAARSGDHDSLMRIYDAHLATAPAQAALEELADLAKGRRLCLLCYERHVEGCHRLRLAEWMCERLDIGVTHLTPAPF
- a CDS encoding zinc-binding metallopeptidase family protein, whose product is MRLFRCAACDQLLYFENRRCEKCGHDLGYIAEMNELAALEPDGDAWQALGQTGGRYRFCANAAHDACNWLVPEEEEGEFCLACRHNRIVPDLAVPENLRKWRKVEMAKHRLVYSLVRLNLPLESNEDREGGLCFDFLADAPDGSTPRVMTGHDEGLITIALAEADDAEREQRKSDLGELYRTLLGHFRHEVGHYYWNRLVRDAGRLEAFRAVFGDETADYGEALKTYYSNGPLPDWQSNFVSAYATAHPWEDFAETFKHYVHIVDTLEMAAAFGIQVHPGLDSTGELGAEVDFNPYQACPVQQMVDSWLPMSFALNNLNRCLGMSDAYPFILGPGVIQKLGFIHRMIHRQVEADPVAASTGEEIPPGRGKNEADAPEGKPEAA